The Avibacterium sp. 20-132 genome segment CTGATCAAGTGTTGTTTTACTTACTCGCCATACTCTAGATCCTTCCATACGGAAAAATCCCCAATGAAACCGATGAGCATAAACAGCTCCATAGCTCATTTTGAGTTTATCGGCAACTTCTGGAATAGTTAGGATTTCTTCCATATTCCCTCCAATAAAAATCCCGATTAAGTTGGCAATTTAAAAAACAAAAGCCAATGTGTGTTATTGGCTTTTCCTGATTTGTGGCCGATCAAAGGTTGATGATCAATAGTTTTAATGATTTCGCTAACAGAGATTTGCGTTTCATTCCACTTAAAAACTAGCGTTCCGTGGTCATCAAGCACGCGCATACATTCATCAAAGCCTTTTTTGAGTTGAGTTTGCCAATCTTTGTTTAGTCGGCCATACTTTTTTACTAGCCACGCATT includes the following:
- a CDS encoding class I SAM-dependent methyltransferase; the protein is MQKPILDVCCGSRMFWFDKQNPDVLFADNRQTETTMKDRDKIRKLEINPDVIHDFTDMPYPDKSFKLVIFDPPHLKAGGDNAWLVKKYGRLNKDWQTQLKKGFDECMRVLDDHGTLVFKWNETQISVSEIIKTIDHQPLIGHKSGKANNTHWLLFFKLPT